From Girardinichthys multiradiatus isolate DD_20200921_A chromosome 3, DD_fGirMul_XY1, whole genome shotgun sequence, the proteins below share one genomic window:
- the ptpn2a gene encoding tyrosine-protein phosphatase non-receptor type 2a isoform X1 translates to MEQEFEDIDSFGKWQNLYNDIRNQAIEYPYKIAKLPVNRNLNRYRDVSPYDHSRVKLENSDNDYINASLVAIKQAERAYILTQGPLRNTCGHFWLMIWEQCSKAVIMLNRVIEKGSEKCAQYWPTSEEMQMSFTDTGFVVRLLSEEDQSHYTIRVLELENTRIGESREIYHFHYTTWPDFGVPESPASFLNFLFKVRESGSLGPEHGPSVVHCSAGIGRSGSFALVDTCLVLMDRSKSSSSVDIQKVLLGMREYRMGLIQTPDQLRFSYMSIIDGAKLILTNTAVEQNSLKDLLKDDLEPDLPPPTPPPRPQPNDSRPNGPCLEPQPTTKDHLLAGDSHCHNMAENSVQLRKRHREERIAGTAQMVQQMKQKLTDSEKKQETWQNWRPILLNVGAGAALLAGVMCWMYFQ, encoded by the exons GATATCCGCAATCAAGCCATCGAGTATCCGTACAAAATAGCTAAACTTCCAGTGAACAGGAATTTGAATCGCTACAGAGATGTCAGTCCAT ATGATCACAGTCGAGTAAAGCTTGAAAACTCAGATAACGACTACATTAATGCAAGTTTAGTTGCAATTAAACAAGCTGAGAGAGCTTACATCCTAACTCAG GGGCCTTTGAGGAATACGTGTGGCCATTTCTGGCTGATGATCTGGGAGCAGTGTTCTAAAGCTGTTATAATGCTCAACAGAGTGATAGAGAAAGGATCT GAAAAGTGTGCGCAGTACTGGCCCACCTCGGAAGAGATGCAGATGTCATTCACAGACACAGGTTTTGTTGTTCGACTGTTGTCAGAAGAGGACCAATCCCATTATACAATCAGGGTGCTAGAACTAGAGAACACAAGG ATAGGGGAATCCAGAGAGATCTACCACTTTCACTACACCACGTGGCCTGATTTTGGGGTGCCAGAATCTCCTGCCTCTTTCCTCAACTTTCTCTTCAAGGTTCGAGAGTCTGGCTCCCTGGGGCCGGAACATGGGCCCTCAGTAGTGCACTGCAGCGCAGGGATTGGACGCTCTGGGTCCTTTGCCTTGGTGGACACTTGCCTGGTCTTG ATGGACAGGAGTAAGAGCTCCTCCTCAGTGGACATTCAGAAGGTGCTACTTGGTATGAGGGAATATCGCATGGGCCTGATCCAGACCCCTGACCAACTGCGCTTCTCCTACATGTCCATCATCGATGGAGCCAAGCTCATTCTGACCAACACTGCTGTAGAACAG AACTcactgaaggacctgcttaaagATGACTTGGAGCCAGATTTGCCACCTCCAACACCTCCGCCCAGACCTCAACCCAATGACAGCAGGCCGAACGGCCCATGCCTGGAGCCACAGCCCACCACAAAAGACCACCTCTTAGCAGGAGATTCACATTGCCACAACATGGCTGAGAACTCTGTGCA GTTGAGGAAAAGACACCGTGAAGAGAGGATTGCTGGGACTGCACAGATGGTCCAGCAGATGAaacagaaactgactgactcAGAGAAGAAGCAAGAGACGTGGCAGAACTGGAGGCCCATCCTGCTCAACGTGGGTGCCGGGGCTGCCCTGCTTGCTGGTGTAATGTGTTGGATGTACTTCCAGTGA
- the ptpn2a gene encoding tyrosine-protein phosphatase non-receptor type 2a isoform X2: MEQEFEDIDSFGKWQNLYNDIRNQAIEYPYKIAKLPVNRNLNRYRDVSPYDHSRVKLENSDNDYINASLVAIKQAERAYILTQGPLRNTCGHFWLMIWEQCSKAVIMLNRVIEKGSEKCAQYWPTSEEMQMSFTDTGFVVRLLSEEDQSHYTIRVLELENTRIGESREIYHFHYTTWPDFGVPESPASFLNFLFKVRESGSLGPEHGPSVVHCSAGIGRSGSFALVDTCLVLMDRSKSSSSVDIQKVLLGMREYRMGLIQTPDQLRFSYMSIIDGAKLILTNTAVEQDLLKDDLEPDLPPPTPPPRPQPNDSRPNGPCLEPQPTTKDHLLAGDSHCHNMAENSVQLRKRHREERIAGTAQMVQQMKQKLTDSEKKQETWQNWRPILLNVGAGAALLAGVMCWMYFQ; this comes from the exons GATATCCGCAATCAAGCCATCGAGTATCCGTACAAAATAGCTAAACTTCCAGTGAACAGGAATTTGAATCGCTACAGAGATGTCAGTCCAT ATGATCACAGTCGAGTAAAGCTTGAAAACTCAGATAACGACTACATTAATGCAAGTTTAGTTGCAATTAAACAAGCTGAGAGAGCTTACATCCTAACTCAG GGGCCTTTGAGGAATACGTGTGGCCATTTCTGGCTGATGATCTGGGAGCAGTGTTCTAAAGCTGTTATAATGCTCAACAGAGTGATAGAGAAAGGATCT GAAAAGTGTGCGCAGTACTGGCCCACCTCGGAAGAGATGCAGATGTCATTCACAGACACAGGTTTTGTTGTTCGACTGTTGTCAGAAGAGGACCAATCCCATTATACAATCAGGGTGCTAGAACTAGAGAACACAAGG ATAGGGGAATCCAGAGAGATCTACCACTTTCACTACACCACGTGGCCTGATTTTGGGGTGCCAGAATCTCCTGCCTCTTTCCTCAACTTTCTCTTCAAGGTTCGAGAGTCTGGCTCCCTGGGGCCGGAACATGGGCCCTCAGTAGTGCACTGCAGCGCAGGGATTGGACGCTCTGGGTCCTTTGCCTTGGTGGACACTTGCCTGGTCTTG ATGGACAGGAGTAAGAGCTCCTCCTCAGTGGACATTCAGAAGGTGCTACTTGGTATGAGGGAATATCGCATGGGCCTGATCCAGACCCCTGACCAACTGCGCTTCTCCTACATGTCCATCATCGATGGAGCCAAGCTCATTCTGACCAACACTGCTGTAGAACAG gacctgcttaaagATGACTTGGAGCCAGATTTGCCACCTCCAACACCTCCGCCCAGACCTCAACCCAATGACAGCAGGCCGAACGGCCCATGCCTGGAGCCACAGCCCACCACAAAAGACCACCTCTTAGCAGGAGATTCACATTGCCACAACATGGCTGAGAACTCTGTGCA GTTGAGGAAAAGACACCGTGAAGAGAGGATTGCTGGGACTGCACAGATGGTCCAGCAGATGAaacagaaactgactgactcAGAGAAGAAGCAAGAGACGTGGCAGAACTGGAGGCCCATCCTGCTCAACGTGGGTGCCGGGGCTGCCCTGCTTGCTGGTGTAATGTGTTGGATGTACTTCCAGTGA
- the ptpn2a gene encoding tyrosine-protein phosphatase non-receptor type 2a isoform X3: MEQEFEDIDSFGKWQNLYNDIRNQAIEYPYKIAKLPVNRNLNRYRDVSPYDHSRVKLENSDNDYINASLVAIKQAERAYILTQGPLRNTCGHFWLMIWEQCSKAVIMLNRVIEKGSEKCAQYWPTSEEMQMSFTDTGFVVRLLSEEDQSHYTIRVLELENTRIGESREIYHFHYTTWPDFGVPESPASFLNFLFKVRESGSLGPEHGPSVVHCSAGIGRSGSFALVDTCLVLMDRSKSSSSVDIQKVLLGMREYRMGLIQTPDQLRFSYMSIIDGAKLILTNTAVEQVRLASCHHLPMPLYVDLYSRTH, from the exons GATATCCGCAATCAAGCCATCGAGTATCCGTACAAAATAGCTAAACTTCCAGTGAACAGGAATTTGAATCGCTACAGAGATGTCAGTCCAT ATGATCACAGTCGAGTAAAGCTTGAAAACTCAGATAACGACTACATTAATGCAAGTTTAGTTGCAATTAAACAAGCTGAGAGAGCTTACATCCTAACTCAG GGGCCTTTGAGGAATACGTGTGGCCATTTCTGGCTGATGATCTGGGAGCAGTGTTCTAAAGCTGTTATAATGCTCAACAGAGTGATAGAGAAAGGATCT GAAAAGTGTGCGCAGTACTGGCCCACCTCGGAAGAGATGCAGATGTCATTCACAGACACAGGTTTTGTTGTTCGACTGTTGTCAGAAGAGGACCAATCCCATTATACAATCAGGGTGCTAGAACTAGAGAACACAAGG ATAGGGGAATCCAGAGAGATCTACCACTTTCACTACACCACGTGGCCTGATTTTGGGGTGCCAGAATCTCCTGCCTCTTTCCTCAACTTTCTCTTCAAGGTTCGAGAGTCTGGCTCCCTGGGGCCGGAACATGGGCCCTCAGTAGTGCACTGCAGCGCAGGGATTGGACGCTCTGGGTCCTTTGCCTTGGTGGACACTTGCCTGGTCTTG ATGGACAGGAGTAAGAGCTCCTCCTCAGTGGACATTCAGAAGGTGCTACTTGGTATGAGGGAATATCGCATGGGCCTGATCCAGACCCCTGACCAACTGCGCTTCTCCTACATGTCCATCATCGATGGAGCCAAGCTCATTCTGACCAACACTGCTGTAGAACAG GTTCGACTAGCTTCCTGCCACCATTTGCCCATGCCTTTGTATGTTGACCTTTACTCAAGAACTcactga
- the ptpn2a gene encoding tyrosine-protein phosphatase non-receptor type 2a isoform X4, producing MEQEFEDIDSFGKWQNLYNDIRNQAIEYPYKIAKLPVNRNLNRYRDVSPYDHSRVKLENSDNDYINASLVAIKQAERAYILTQGPLRNTCGHFWLMIWEQCSKAVIMLNRVIEKGSEKCAQYWPTSEEMQMSFTDTGFVVRLLSEEDQSHYTIRVLELENTRIGESREIYHFHYTTWPDFGVPESPASFLNFLFKVRESGSLGPEHGPSVVHCSAGIGRSGSFALVDTCLVLMDRSKSSSSVDIQKVLLGMREYRMGLIQTPDQLRFSYMSIIDGAKLILTNTAVEQQEASEGEVPSF from the exons GATATCCGCAATCAAGCCATCGAGTATCCGTACAAAATAGCTAAACTTCCAGTGAACAGGAATTTGAATCGCTACAGAGATGTCAGTCCAT ATGATCACAGTCGAGTAAAGCTTGAAAACTCAGATAACGACTACATTAATGCAAGTTTAGTTGCAATTAAACAAGCTGAGAGAGCTTACATCCTAACTCAG GGGCCTTTGAGGAATACGTGTGGCCATTTCTGGCTGATGATCTGGGAGCAGTGTTCTAAAGCTGTTATAATGCTCAACAGAGTGATAGAGAAAGGATCT GAAAAGTGTGCGCAGTACTGGCCCACCTCGGAAGAGATGCAGATGTCATTCACAGACACAGGTTTTGTTGTTCGACTGTTGTCAGAAGAGGACCAATCCCATTATACAATCAGGGTGCTAGAACTAGAGAACACAAGG ATAGGGGAATCCAGAGAGATCTACCACTTTCACTACACCACGTGGCCTGATTTTGGGGTGCCAGAATCTCCTGCCTCTTTCCTCAACTTTCTCTTCAAGGTTCGAGAGTCTGGCTCCCTGGGGCCGGAACATGGGCCCTCAGTAGTGCACTGCAGCGCAGGGATTGGACGCTCTGGGTCCTTTGCCTTGGTGGACACTTGCCTGGTCTTG ATGGACAGGAGTAAGAGCTCCTCCTCAGTGGACATTCAGAAGGTGCTACTTGGTATGAGGGAATATCGCATGGGCCTGATCCAGACCCCTGACCAACTGCGCTTCTCCTACATGTCCATCATCGATGGAGCCAAGCTCATTCTGACCAACACTGCTGTAGAACAG CAGGAAGCTAGTGAGGGAGAAGTTCCAAGCTTTTAA